GCCGACCCGGATGCACGTACGCCCGAAAACGATGTAATGAACCGGCAGATCATCGAGGTGGTGGCACGCTTGCCCGAAGCACAGCGCAACACGCTTTTGCTCGTCGCAGTCGAAGGATTGACGTATCAGGAAGCGGCCGTGGCCCTCGATGTGCCGATCGGCACGGTGATGAGCCGGCTTGCGCGTGCCCGCCGCTCGATCGGCGCGCTGGCGCACGAACATGGTTTGCGCTCGCCTGCTCCCTCGCACCCGCAGCAACCGCAAGACGAAGTCGTGTAGCAACGCGTGACGGCGTAGCAAGACACCTGAAGGCACACGCTTATTCCG
The nucleotide sequence above comes from Paraburkholderia sp. SOS3. Encoded proteins:
- a CDS encoding RNA polymerase sigma factor, producing the protein MTGPDFASLLPDLLPRLWAFALRIAGNRHDAEDLVQHTCVRALERQHQLRADTSPLSWVFAIAHSIWLNEARARSIRGRTNVAWDDALLEVIADPDARTPENDVMNRQIIEVVARLPEAQRNTLLLVAVEGLTYQEAAVALDVPIGTVMSRLARARRSIGALAHEHGLRSPAPSHPQQPQDEVV